One stretch of Streptomyces sp. MMBL 11-1 DNA includes these proteins:
- a CDS encoding peptidase inhibitor family I36 protein, with protein MRTTVTRMTVLAAALAVTALVPQALAHDRAAAAPERPPAVSLGSCEAGRLCLWKKPDFTGARHTYELSGVDIESCVPLPKGGDAQSLANRTGRPVTTYQSAECAETGEFETYPGGGTWTPRSPYQVRAFKIWEN; from the coding sequence ATGCGTACGACTGTTACGCGTATGACCGTTCTCGCGGCCGCCCTGGCCGTCACCGCACTCGTTCCCCAGGCCCTGGCCCACGACCGGGCGGCGGCGGCCCCCGAGCGGCCCCCGGCCGTCTCCCTCGGGTCCTGCGAAGCGGGCAGGCTCTGCCTCTGGAAGAAGCCCGACTTCACCGGGGCCCGCCACACCTACGAGCTCTCCGGCGTGGACATCGAGAGCTGCGTCCCGCTGCCGAAGGGCGGCGACGCCCAGTCCCTCGCCAACCGCACCGGGCGGCCCGTCACCACCTACCAGTCCGCCGAGTGCGCGGAGACGGGGGAGTTCGAGACGTACCCCGGCGGCGGCACCTGGACGCCCCGGTCCCCGTACCAGGTACGCGCCTTCAAGATCTGGGAGAACTGA